In a single window of the Cucumis melo cultivar AY chromosome 11, USDA_Cmelo_AY_1.0, whole genome shotgun sequence genome:
- the LOC103499660 gene encoding probable cinnamyl alcohol dehydrogenase 9 encodes MAKSPENEHPIKTLGWGARDSSGLISPFPLSRRENGDEDVSIKILYCGVCHSDLHTAKNEWGNTNYPVVPGHEIVGVVTSVGNNVKKFKAGDQVGVGVIVECCKSCENCEEDRENYCPKLVYTYNAHLHDGSKTYGGYSDKIVVDQHCVFRIPDSLPLAGAAPLLCAGITVYSPMKYYGMTESGKHLGVVGLGGLGHVAVKIAKAFGLKVTVISTSPRKKEESISKLGADSFLVSTDPEQMKAATETMDYIIDTVSAVHALDPLLSLLKLNGKLITVGLPDKPLELPISSLVNVRRMVGGSNFGGMKETQEMLDFCAEHNIVADIELIKMNDINNAMERLAKSDVRYRFVIDIANSLK; translated from the exons ATGGCAAAATCACCAGAAAACGAACATCCAATCAAGACTCTGGGATGGGGTGCTCGAGATTCATCTGGGTTAATCTCTCCTTTCCCTTTATCTCGAAG GGAAAATGGTGATGAAGATGTCAGTATCAAAATCCTTTACTGTGGTGTTTGCCATTCTGATCTACATACAGCCAAGAATGAATGGGGTAACACAAATTATCCAGTTGTCCCAGG GCATGAGATTGTTGGTGTTGTGACCTCTGTTGGGAATAATGTGAAGAAATTCAAAGCAGGCGACCAAGTCGGTGTCGGTGTGATAGTTGAATGTTGCAAAAGTTGTGAAAATTGTGAAGAGGACAGGGAGAATTACTGCCCCAAATTGGTATATACTTACAATGCACATTTACATGATGGATCGAAGACTTATGGGGGATATTCTGATAAGATTGTCGTCGATCAGCATTGCGTGTTTCGAATTCCCGACAGTTTACCCCTGGCTGGTGCAGCTCCACTTCTATGTGCTGGAATCACAGTTTATAGCCCCATGAAATACTATGGAATGACTGAATCTGGTAAGCATTTGGGTGTGGTTGGTCTTGGTGGGCTTGGTCATGTTGCTGTTAAGATTGCTAAGGCATTTGGGTTGAAAGTTACTGTCATAAGTACTTCTCCAAGAAAGAAGGAGGAATCTATTAGCAAGCTTGGTGCCGATTCTTTCCTTGTTTCAACTGATCCTGAACAAATGAAG GCTGCAACAGAGACAATGGATTACATTATAGACACGGTATCTGCTGTCCATGCTCTCGATCCATTGCTTAGTCTTCTAAAGCTGAATGGAAAGTTGATCACTGTGGGTTTACCTGACAAGCCCCTAGAGCTGCCAATTTCTTCTCTAGTTAACG TTAGGAGGATGGTTGGTGGAAGCAACTTTGGAGGGATGAAAGAGACACAAGAGATGTTGGATTTCTGTGCTGAGCACAACATTGTAGCAGACATTGAGCTCATTAAGATGAATGACATAAACAATGCCATGGAAAGACTTGCCAAATCCGATGTTCGATACCGGTTCGTGATCGACATTGCAAACTCCTTGAAATAA